In Bacillota bacterium, the genomic stretch TACTTAACCTGATTAGCGATTAAGCGCGCGGCAAGTGCACAACCCACGGAATGTTTCCATAGCTCACCCTTCTCCAGGCCATATCCTTTGATTTCCCGATCGTAAAAATTCTGCAGGGTAAGTGCCAGCACCACGCTTTTTAAAGTCTCATAGCCAAGAATGACAATGGCTTCACTAACCGTTGTAACCTTACGGGCAAAACCGTAGTAAGCCGAGTTGGCCATACGCAGTACACGGGCAGTAAATGCTGGGTCGTATGATATAACCCTGCTGATATCAACCGCCGAAGATCGAGGGTCGTTTGTGAGTTTTAGCGCCCTATTGGCAATTGCCGAGAAAGGCGGCAGGTCTCTTACCTCTTTCAGTATCCTTTGAGCAATGTCTTGTCCCATTTCTTCCTCCGTATCAACCAGAGCTTCAGGCTCTAGGACGTACCTTGCAAGCGTTCGTTTACAAAAAAACACTTAGCCTGCATTACTTAGACCCCGATCATCTAAAGACTGCATTATAGCCGATATTCCCGACATAAAACCTAGATTCAAATTAACGCATATAAAATCAGCTAAATGAACAATCGTTGTCAAATCGGGCTCTTTTTCAGCCTTCTCCGGCTGGTGGTGATACTTAATCGCTTCAATGATCTTATTGCTAAAATCCCATTTCTCAGCTATTAGCGCACCGATTTCCGCGTGGTCAATACCAAAAATGGCCATCTCTGCCTCCACGGGAGTTAGCCCCTCTTGATTTACCATATCGGCATATTTTTGTTTTTCTTCAAACAAAACTTCATCGAAAAGCACTTTGCCAATGTCGTGCATCATGCCCG encodes the following:
- a CDS encoding HDOD domain-containing protein, translated to MFFCKRTLARYVLEPEALVDTEEEMGQDIAQRILKEVRDLPPFSAIANRALKLTNDPRSSAVDISRVISYDPAFTARVLRMANSAYYGFARKVTTVSEAIVILGYETLKSVVLALTLQNFYDREIKGYGLEKGELWKHSVGCALAARLIANQVKYPNIEEAFIAGLLHDVGKVLLNLFVKEELYQIIEMAGSQGLSFAEAEKRILGFDHQEIGAKVANKWNFNDKIVEAIQYHHRPDRAKKDPDLTAIVHVADFICLSLGLGVGSDGMLYPLKKEALNQLKLDEPEIDNIIFSAYNITEEIEKILA